Within the Lacerta agilis isolate rLacAgi1 chromosome 15, rLacAgi1.pri, whole genome shotgun sequence genome, the region TTTCTATTAACAGCAATAGCAGACCATTGTTTTCAAAGCCTACCTATGTTCTCATACTCCGTTTTGCACCACTATGAATAATTCgtgcatttgattttttttaatttgacaaaatttgtatgctgcttaaCTGTAAGTGaagcctctaagcagtttacaaaaaatgtAAAAGATACAGTAAATTGTCAGTAAAAgttcaaggttgttgttgttttttttaagtccaaaatataattaaaagcaTCCGCTAAGCTAAAATTACAGATTAAAAGACACATGAACTTTTAGATGTCTGGGTAGGCTTCCTTAAACAGAGAAGTTTTAGGGGGCACCAAGAAGCCTGCAAAGGAATTGCAGCCGCTTCACCTCCTCATGGGTCGGTGGTTTCTTAGCTCCCCAGAGGAGCAGACTGGAGCTGAGCTGTGCAAGACAGATAGTTTCTCTGGAAAGCTTGGGAAACCTTCAGATACAATTTCTTGAGAAATTCCCCACACACAACATTGCAGCTCTCCTTCAGAGGTTCTGGACTTCCTCTAAACAGGGAGCTGCTTCACAAATGACCAAAAAGAAATTCCACAACGTTGTGCATTCCCCCAAATTATCTCACAGTGTGACAGCTGGAGGAAGTCTGTTTGCATGTTATGCAAAGGAGGTTTCAGGAACTGGTCACCAGGCAGCTGCAGAGCAAGACCCAAGTCTTTGGGCCTCAGGAGTTGTCCTTTTTTGGTGGAGCTGTTGAATTTTTCCTAGGGTGGCTCTTTGAGTAAAACAACGAAGGTACGAGCAGGCATTTTCTTGTAAACACCCAGCCCTATAAATAATGCCCAGTGCTATTATTTCTTTCCAGGAGAAGCTCCCCAAGCTTCTCTGGGTAGAGGGTCTTTCTCAGCTCTTCAAGGCACAGATTAATGGGAGATGCCAGGAGCTAAACTGAGGCCTCGAAAAAGCAAAGCCACCAAACCACAGCCTGCCATTGCCCCAAAGACACTTCATAGAGTTTTCTCTAGTCTGCTCTGGTGACCTGCCAAACCATGAATCATGGCTGCCTTGAATGGTCTGCATTGCAAACATGCCCACATGGGACCTCAGTGCAATGTGACATGGAGCTGCTACCTGGTCAACGGGGCAATGCCAAGCATGGGTgcagagggacttcttggtagGTTCCACCATCTGGGGTAGATGGAAGTCAGATCCCTGCAAGTGGCTACTCCAATTCATGCCATTCATACACTTCGCAGAAGGGGACAGTGTCCTGTTTTCGAGCATTGAATGGGGTGAGATGAAGGCTGTCCAAAGCAACAAAGAACTTTTTCCCAAAGAAGAAAACTTTTTAGCACTGAGAGGCAACCAGCTTGGCACCTTCCAAGTCAGGGGCCCATTTTTCCTGAGGGCAGGAGCCGGGAGCCAAAAGTTGGTGATGAACAACAACCAGGAACCAGAACCAAGGAGCCAGCAAGTGGAAATCCTGGGATGGAGTCAGAACCAGAGAGTACCTAGGAAGGCAAAACGGCAACCCTCTCCTTCTCCAGGGAGGTTCAATTGCCAGCCTGGGTAGGCAGAGCTTAGGGCAGTAAATTTACCACTAAACACATGGCAACCTGCACTTCTGTGCCTCTCCACATGGGGCAGCTGCACAGAACCCAGAGGCCCCCTGACAGCTTCTGGCAGAGCAGAGGGATTTTCTGCAAACTTCTGGTTTCATCTGGATGCTTGCACAATCTCCTGAGACCTACCCAGAGATTCCAACGTACTCCAGCCCTGCTCCCTATAAGTGGTTGTTTAGGGAATGTGTCAAAAGTCCTGCAACCTCTCTCACAGAAAGCCAGGAATAGCTGAAAAGACTCTCtcccattttacacacacacattgcccaGACCCTTGAGCTGTGCAGGGTGTGACGAGATGGCACCAAGAGTGGTAGTCTGGGTGGAGCAGCACCACGACCAACCTGCCCAAGCAGCCATATGCCCAATGGCTACTGCTGTCTAGCTGGTCCAAGACTCCTGGGAGACTCCTTGGAGAAGCAGTTGCCTGAGCTCCAAGATCTTGCTGCGAAAGAGAGTCACTGAGACCAGATTCAGAGTTGGCAGCTCCTCAGACTTATGTGCCTCTGTCGTGGAACCGCACGTAGCCACTTCCTGCTTCACGCATGGAGCCACTGATGGTGAAGGGAGGGGCCAGTTCCACCTCCACCGATTTCAGGTTGCTAAAGGAGAAGAAGACAGACAGATTGACAGTTGCCCACTCCCCCATTTTCTCCTAGAGTACCGTTAGAcaggcacacacagacacacacacaagagaacaGGAGATGGGAGTTTTAACATGTTGGTTCCAGTTGGCAAAGATGGAAACAAAGCCAAATGGAAGTAATTCATCAAACCAGTAGAAATTGGTGCAGGAGTATGCAATATGTTAAGCCCCACACAGAGGACTTCATCTGGCCCTCTGCTGGCCctctcctggtttgtttgtttgtttgtttgtgagcaGTCGCTGCAATGGTCTGGCATGTGCAGTCAGCTCACTGTGCTTGAGGGCCCCCCTctgtccctcctccctccctctgttaaTAGTGACCATCACCCTGCAGAGGATCCAAGGTGAGCTAAAAGCTCGGGGTCTTGCAGAGTTTCATGGCCAGATGGGCCTGTGATATGGCATGCAGGTGTGTGTCTTTACATACCGGATATGGTAAAGGTTGAAGACAAAATTAGGCcctggaagaaaaaagaagaagagggagtcAAGAATCTGTTAGGAGCCACAAGACtgacagcataccctccaacatttctcccatgaaaataggggcgtcctaagggaAACCGAGACATTATGGGATGAACTCAGAAACTGAgttggcttt harbors:
- the SMIM35 gene encoding small integral membrane protein 35 isoform X2, producing the protein MDPNTEGEPVSILGLILGVSLSLLILGVLSYVIAKWYQEGRCWNRPNFVFNLYHIRNLKSVEVELAPPFTISGSMREAGSGYVRFHDRGT
- the SMIM35 gene encoding small integral membrane protein 35 isoform X3, whose translation is MTEGEPVSILGLILGVSLSLLILGVLSYVIAKWYQEGRCWNRPNFVFNLYHIRNLKSVEVELAPPFTISGSMREAGSGYVRFHDRGT